In Massilia antarctica, the following are encoded in one genomic region:
- a CDS encoding peptide chain release factor 3: MANDTDTSLPDSDNVAPSPTPAPAAIAREVARRRTFGIISHPDAGKTTLTEKLLLFSGAIQMAGTVKARKSGRHATSDWMEIEKQRGISVASSVMQFEHRDHVINLLDTPGHQDFSEDTYRVLTAVDSALMVIDAAKGVEAQTIKLLAVCRMRSTPIVTFMNKMDRETRDPLDLLDELESVLKIQCAPVTWPIGMGKNFRGVYHLLRDEIMLFKAGEEKADGAFEIVKGIDNPKLAAMFPLEIEQLKMEVELVHGASHPFDLEQFLAGVQTPVFFGSAINNFGVREILSALVDWAPAPRERDATVRVVAPGEQPFSGFVFKIQANMDPAHRDRIAFLRVCSGRFERGMKVKHLRLGREIKVSSVVTFMASSREQVEEAYAGDIIGLPNHGNMQIGDSFSEGEMLQFTGIPYFAPDFFRSVRIRNPLKIKQLHKGLQQLGEEGAVQVFKPVQGGELVLGAVGVLQFEVVASRLLNEYGVDAVFEGTSISSARWVSGDDKRILADFESALGHNVAYDAAGNMAYLATSNVNLRLTEERWPKLNFHATREHAVKLA, from the coding sequence TTCCCGATTCAGACAACGTAGCACCGAGCCCGACGCCCGCCCCCGCGGCGATCGCCCGCGAAGTTGCACGCCGCCGTACCTTCGGCATCATTTCCCACCCCGACGCAGGCAAGACCACCCTGACCGAGAAGCTGTTGCTGTTTTCGGGCGCGATCCAGATGGCCGGCACCGTCAAGGCCCGCAAGAGCGGCCGCCACGCCACCTCCGACTGGATGGAAATCGAAAAGCAGCGCGGCATTTCCGTGGCCAGTTCGGTGATGCAGTTCGAGCACCGCGACCACGTCATCAACCTGCTCGACACCCCCGGCCACCAGGATTTTTCGGAAGACACCTACCGCGTACTCACCGCCGTCGACTCGGCCCTGATGGTGATCGACGCGGCCAAAGGCGTGGAAGCGCAAACCATCAAGCTGCTGGCCGTGTGCCGCATGCGCAGCACCCCGATCGTCACCTTCATGAACAAGATGGACCGCGAAACGCGCGATCCGCTCGACCTGCTCGACGAACTCGAATCGGTCCTGAAAATCCAGTGCGCCCCGGTGACCTGGCCGATCGGCATGGGCAAGAATTTCCGCGGCGTATACCACCTGCTGCGCGATGAAATCATGCTGTTCAAGGCGGGCGAGGAAAAAGCCGACGGTGCCTTCGAAATCGTCAAGGGCATCGACAATCCCAAGCTGGCCGCCATGTTCCCGCTCGAAATCGAGCAGCTCAAGATGGAAGTGGAGCTGGTGCATGGCGCTTCGCATCCGTTCGACCTGGAACAGTTCCTGGCCGGCGTGCAGACCCCGGTGTTCTTCGGTTCGGCGATCAACAACTTCGGCGTGCGCGAAATTCTCTCGGCGCTGGTCGACTGGGCGCCGGCCCCGCGCGAGCGCGACGCCACCGTGCGCGTGGTGGCGCCAGGCGAGCAGCCGTTTTCCGGTTTCGTCTTCAAGATCCAGGCCAATATGGACCCGGCCCACCGCGACCGCATCGCCTTCCTGCGCGTGTGCTCGGGGCGTTTCGAGCGCGGCATGAAGGTCAAGCACCTGCGCCTGGGACGCGAGATCAAGGTCTCGTCGGTGGTTACCTTCATGGCGTCCTCGCGCGAACAGGTCGAGGAAGCCTACGCCGGCGACATCATCGGCCTGCCCAACCACGGCAACATGCAGATCGGCGACAGCTTCTCGGAAGGCGAGATGCTGCAATTTACCGGCATCCCGTACTTCGCGCCGGACTTCTTCCGCTCGGTGCGCATCCGCAATCCGCTCAAGATCAAGCAGCTTCACAAGGGCTTGCAGCAGCTGGGCGAAGAGGGCGCGGTGCAGGTCTTCAAACCGGTCCAGGGCGGCGAGCTGGTACTGGGCGCGGTCGGGGTGCTGCAGTTCGAGGTCGTGGCCAGCCGCCTGCTCAACGAGTACGGGGTCGATGCCGTGTTCGAAGGCACCAGCATCAGCAGCGCGCGCTGGGTCAGCGGCGACGACAAGCGTATCCTGGCCGATTTCGAGTCGGCGCTGGGCCACAACGTGGCCTACGATGCGGCCGGCAATATGGCTTACCTGGCTACCTCGAACGTCAACCTGCGCCTGACCGAAGAGCGTTGGCCCAAGCTGAACTTCCACGCCACCCGCGAGCACGCGGTCAAGCTGGCGTAA